One Labrus mixtus chromosome 12, fLabMix1.1, whole genome shotgun sequence DNA segment encodes these proteins:
- the LOC132985258 gene encoding alpha-1-antitrypsin homolog: MRGVFSSCALAVLLLAAALADHHHHHHHHTQGEMSCHRISPSNADFAFALYKSLSANAEAGKNIFYSPLGISTALSMLSTGARGETHSQLFSSLGYSAHNQEQVDESYKHLFHMLGHSQEQQQLDVGNVAAVRSGFNPMEKFLNDVKQSYSGEVLKVDFNNPTEAAAEINRFIASKTQDKIKNMVKDLDPAMAMVLINYVYFRGQWEKPFDGNLTEKADFHVDENTNVQVDMMKRTGRYDLYQDIDNHTTVIMLPYKGNTSMMIVLPDEGKMKEVEGYINKDYIKHWHDSLFRTSVDLFLPKFSISTDASLDSTLKEMGITNAFADNADFSGMSDEVKLKVSKVSHKAVLSVDETGTEAAASTTIEIMPMSMPEVMTLNRPFLVFILEHSTKSILFMGKINDPTAM, translated from the exons ATGCGTGGTGTTTTCAGTAGTTGTGCACTTGCAGTTCTGCTGCTGGCTGCAGCCTTGGcagaccaccaccaccaccaccaccaccacactcAGGGAGAAATGAGCTGTCACAGGATTTCTCCTTCCAATGCTGATTTTGCCTTTGCCCTCTACAAAAGTCTAAGCGCCAATGCTGAAGCTGGAAAGAACATCTTCTACTCGCCGCTGGGCATCTCCACTGCTCTGTCCATGCTGTCTACAGGGGCCCGAGGCGAAACCCACAGCCAGCTGTTCTCCAGCTTGGGCTACAGCGCTCACAACCAGGAACAGGTGGATGAGTCATACAAGCATCTTTTCCACATGCTTGGCCACAGCCAGGAGCAACAGCAGCTGGATGTTGGTAATGTTGCTGCAGTGCGCTCTGGCTTCAACCCAATGGAGAAGTTCCTGAATGATGTCAAGCAGTCCTACTCTGGTGAGGTCCTTAAAGTCGACTTTAATAATCCCACTGAGGCTGCAGCTGAGATCAACAGATTCATCGCCAGTAAAACCCAGGACAAGATCAAAAACATGGTGAAGGACTTGGACCCGGCTATGGCCATGGTGCTGATCAACTACGTCTACTTCAGAG GACAGTGGGAGAAACCCTTCGATGGTAACCTGACAGAGAAGGCTGACTTCCATGTGGATGAAAATACCAATGTTCAAGTGGACATGATGAAGAGGACAGGTCGCTATGACCTCTATCAGGACATCGACAACCACACCACAGTCATCATGCTGCCCTACAAGGGCAACACCTCCATGATGATCGTCCTACCCGATGAGGGCAAGATGAAGGAGGTGGAGGGCTACATCAACAAGGACTACATTAAACACTGGCATGACTCGCTCTTCAGGAC TTCTGTGGATTTGTTCCTGCCAAAGTTTTCCATCTCCACTGATGCTTCCCTGGATAGCACCTTGAAAGAAATGGGTATAACCAATGCTTTTGCAGACAACGCTGATTTCTCTGGCATGTCTGATGAGGTTAAACTTAAAGTCTCAAAG GTTTCCCACAAAGCCGTGCTGAGCGTGGATGAAACTGGCACAGAGGCAGCAGCCAGCACCACCATCGAGATCATGCCCATGAGCATGCCTGAAGTCATGACACTCAACAGACCCTTCTTGGTCTTCATCCTTGAACACTCGACAAAGAGCATCCTCTTCATGGGCAAGATCAACGACCCCACAGCCATGTAG